The Anaplasma platys genome segment CCCTGTAGGGACACAGATTTATGACGAATCTGGGACGAATCTGATAGCAGATTTGTCTACTAAAGGACAAAAGCAAGTTGTTGCTTCTGGAGGAAAAGGAGGAACCGGAAATGCCACCTATAAGAGCTCAACCAACAGAGCTCCTGTAAACTTTACTTTAGGGGAAGTAGAAGAAGAGTTTTGCGTCTTATTGCAGCTAAAAGTTCTGTCAGATGTGGGTATAATCGGCATGCCCAATGCGGGGAAATCGAGCATCTTGTCTCGGTGCACAATGTCGAAGACGAAAATTGCCGACTATCCGTTTACTACCTTAGAACCGCATTTAGGAGTTGCTAGAGTAGGAGAATACGACTTAATCCTGGCGGATATACCAGGATTGATAGAAAATGCAAACTGCGGAGCGGGTCTTGGTCATAAGTTTTTGAAGCATATAGAAAGGTGCTCAGTGCTGCTTCATGTTATCGACGGATCCTTAGACGATGTTGCAAAGGCGTACTCACTGGTTAGAAACGAGCTTTCTCTTTATAGCGACACACTAGCCAACAAAATTGAGGTGGTTGTTCTCAATAAATGCGATTTACTCTTCGAACAGGACATCGTTGAAAAGAAGAAAATGCTGGAAGGTAAATGCTTAAGTAAAGTAGTAACTCTATCTATAGATAGCCCGTTGCAGCCTCTTATGATCCTTCTGTTCTCTATGATCAAGGAGAAATTTTCACCGCGGGACGAAAGAGAGGTTTTCGACCCATTCCTCTTCGTGGGCTATAATAAAAAGGGAAAATAAGCGTCATTCGTCTGCTACTCTCCTGAAAAATGCAGAATTTTTTTATGTCAGTTATGAGAATCCTGGCACGGGTTTAAGTACTTTACAAACGCTCTGTATCATGAAGACGTAAAAATCACGTAGAGCCTAGGGAAAGATATAAGGTAGCTAAAGAAGAAGCAGTAATTTCTCATTAAAATGTAAAATATAGCGTGTGGAGAAGAAAAAAATTCTGCTAGAATTCACGCCTGAACCCTGTATAAAATTGCACCGTGGACTCCCATAATCCTGTAATGCTCAACGAAATGTTAGAAGCGCTTTCCCCTAAAAATGGAGGATCCTACATTGATGCCACATTTGGTGCCGGTGGATATAGCCAAGGAATATTGCAGTGCTCGGAAAGTAGTAGAATTTTAGCCATTGATCGGGATCCCACAGCGAAAAAGTTTTATACCAAGCTTGCAGGACAGTTTCCTGGGCGAATCAAGTTCGCTAATGCGACCTTCGGTTCCTTAAAGGAGATTGCATTATCCCATGGCTTTGAAAAGGTTGATGGTGCGGTCTTTGATGTTGGTGTATCCACAATGCAGCTTAGTGATCCTGAAAGGGGCTTTTCATTCATGAAAGATGGTCCCCTCGATATGAGAATGAATAATGAGAGCACGGGAAAAAGCGCAGAAACTTTTGTAAATACCGCATCAGAAAAAGATATTGCAGATGTTATTTTCCGCTATGGAGGGGAGAGATTCTCCAGAAAGGTAGCAAGAGCTATAGTAGATACTAGGTGCAAAACGAGAATAACCAGGACCAGCGAATTAGCTGCGATTGTCAGATCTGTAGTTTTCAGGAGTAGGGCTAACCCAATTGATCCTGCTACAAGGACATTTCAAGCTATTAGGATATGGGTTAATGACGAGCTATCTGAGCTAAAGAAGGGACTTATGGCAGCATCAGATATTCTAAACAACAACGGAAGGATTGTAGTAGTTTCCTTTCATTCCCTTGAAGACAGAATTGCAAAAAATATCTTCCACGATTTGTGTAATCAAGGATTTGGCTTAGTAAATAAGAAGGTGGTTAGGCCTACTAACGCGGAAATAGACCGTAATATAAGGGCTAGATCTGCGAAGCTGCGCGCGATAGAAAGGAAAGAAGTATATTAGGCTGCTAGTAGAGTTGCCTTGCTTTTAGTAGGTATTCTAAAGGAGCGTACAAATTCTCTCTGACTATAGCCTTGATACATTACGCCAACATATGCAGAAACCTTGCACTCAAAGAAGCGTGTTGGTCACTGTGTGTTAAATTGAAGGGAAAAAGCAACTTTATGAGTTGAATCTCTCCCTATCCACACTGGACCTTATTTCAAGTATGCATTGACCTATACAAACCAAGTAAATTACTCATACTCGAACGCATAACCTCATAATTTCGCAGACTTACATATGCGATTTGAAAAACACATAGGACGACTGAGGGGCCTATTATAAGTCTCACAACTAATATCTAATAAAATGTGCTTTATAAGCTATCTATAATTATGGGTCGATTATGGGCTGTCACCCAGTACGTACACAAAGCATCCCCATGAATTAGAATTTTAAACCCAACGACTTTGAACAAAGCTATGGCGAAAGCAAGCGAACCCTACGCTATATCTTCTCCAATTTCAGATCAATTTTCCATACTATAACCAACCCCAATCTACATGAGGCGCAAGAGCCTTGGGGGAAATTAACATTCGGCATACATCTCGTGATTTTAGGACTAGTCACACCGAATATCAAAGCCCTTCTTTCAATAAAGGATCGGAAAGCCGCTTACTACCGTAGACCAAAACCTGACGATCTATCACAAAAGATTAGTAACTGAAAAATCCCAGTAGCATGAGGAAAAAACGCCAAGCACTGAGACAAAAACAACACATTTAGCCCCTGCCGCCAATGCTAAGCACTACAACCACCATTACTAATCCGATTCGAGTTAACGAAAGCCTTGATTTTGGCCAGAGACTGCAATTCAATCTGGCGAATCCTCTCTTTTGAAACCCCATACTCCTCACTCAACTTCTCAAGAGTATCAGGATCTTCTTGTAGCTTTCTCCGAAAAAAGATGTCCCTATGCCTGCCATCCAAGGTTGAGAGGGCATTGCTGATCATGTTATCTCTCATGACACTCTCTTCATGTTCCAAGAACATAACCTCTTGATTAGGGCTCGGACATGGAATCACATCCTGCAACTCCGTACTACTCTCGCTGTGCACTTTCTCACTAAGTGAAATTCCCCGATTCGAGAAAAACTTATCCATCGCCTCAACTTCCTTCTCAGAAGTTCCACACTCTTTTGCTACCGCACTGACGTCTTTTTCTTCCATTAAGCAATTATAGCCCAATAGCTTTCTCTTTATTTTCCTTAAGCTGAAGAAAAGCCTCTTCTGAGCCTGCGTCGTCCCGATACGCATACATGACCAACAGCGCAGAATATAATCCTTTATGGACGCCTTTATCCACCACACTGCGTACGTAGACAACCTGAAGCCCAAGCTGGGGTTAAACTTCTTGACCGCCTGCATCAGACCCATATTCCCTTCCATTATAAGTTCCATCAAAGGGAGACCATAGCTCTTAAAGCCCATAGCGACTTTTACTACCAGCCTTAAGTGGCTAGTAACCAATTTGTGAGCATCGGCAACAGAACCACTTCTGCACCAATTTTCCGCACATTCCTTCTCTTCTTTTTCAGACAACATAGGGAAGGCTCTAACCTGCTCCATGTATGCAAGCAGATCATCTGACCCCGAAACAACCGACGTAGCTAGCATAAACGAAACACCTACAAAGTCCCGCAAAACGTAATAAATTACGTGCCCTCTAGTATAAGTATGAAATAGTAAACTTTCAAGACTTTGGCTGTATAATATTTGCCGTAGAGGTTCTATGAGGAGCAGTTATGAATATAATGATAACTTGCAAAGGATATAGCGCTACTGACGCGATAAAAGCGCATATAAACTCTGCATTTGGAGCACACGTTGAAAGGTATTTATCTGGAAATCCCGCTGTAAATGCAAGAGTGGTTTTGTCAAAAGAAGGACATCTGTTTACCTCCTGTGTGTCAATATACGATGAAAGCCAACATGAGTTTATTAAGGCATCTGAAAAGGCTGAAACGGTATATAAAGCAGTGGATTCCTCCTTGGCTCATATATCTAGTAAATTGAAAAAATATAAAAGCGAAAGGGTCGATAAGTACCGCGAAAATCGCGTTCTCAAGAGTAGCGGAAGCTGTAAGGGGTACACATTCAGCCCAGAAAGTATAGAAACTGAAGAAGATATTGAAAACTCTCCATTGATCGTGGAAGAGGAAATCTCTCTTAAAAGAATGTCTGTCAGCAATGCAGTAATGGAAATGGAGTTGCTATCAGTACCTGCCCTCTTGTTTATAAATTCCAGAACAAACAAAGTGAATATGATATACATGCGAGATGACTACATAGTCTGGGTAGATCCGCTGAATAGCACTTTACCTAAGTAGACATGAAGTTAAGCAGCCATAGAAACGTCAGATTTGCTGTAAGCCGAATGTGGTGAGATCTCCTCTGAAGTAGATTCCTTGGTCGACAAGGCTGCTGAAAGCATGTCGGGAATTGACGGTGTGGTATGCTCTGCAGGCATAACGCTGGATAAATTGTCACTACGCATTACCGACGAAGATTGGGATAAGGTAATAGCAGTTAACCTCACTTCTGTCTTCAAGATAAACAAAAGTGCTTGCCGTCTTATGTTAAAGAATAAAAGTGGCAGAATAATAAACATCTCATCGGTTGTTGGAATTACCGGTAACATAGGACAAGCCAACTATGCTGCGTCTAAAGCCGGGATAATCGGGATGAGTAAGACCATGGCGCTGGAGTTCGCTTCGCGTGGAATAACTGTAAATTGCGTAGCTCCTGGATTTATAGATACGCCTATGATTGAAACAATACCTGAGAAGCAGAGAGAGCACATCTTGGGTAGCATTCCAATGGGGAGAATGGGATCACCCGAGGAGATAGCATCTGTAGCGCTATTCCTGGCAAGTGATGAAAGTAGATACATAACTGGCCAGACTATCCATGTGAATGGTGGAATGATAATGTGCTAGGGAGCCAGTAGTATTCCTGTATTATGAACGAGCACGGTGCCATCGAGAAGTACATCCGTCCCCTGTTGCGAGGTAGAGGTGATGACTACGTCACTAGTCAGGACGATGCTGCACAGGTTTTCTTCCACAAGTCTTCTATAGTAGTGACAAAGGATTTACTGGTGGAGGGTGTGCATTTCCTGAGTGGAAGTGATCCAAAACTTTTAGCTAAAAAGGCGCTTAGAGTTAACCTGTCAGATCTTGCTTCCATGGGATCTACTCCCCATTCATATCTTTTGGGACTATCTCTTCCTAAGGGAACTACTGAAAAATGGTGGAAGAAGTTTACCGAAGGTCTCAAAGAAGACAACTCTCTTTTTTCTATAAACCTCGTGGGGGGAGATGTTACCTCTAATGGATCAAGCGTGATTGTCATAAGTATCACAGCTTTGGGAATTCTCCAGAACAGGATTTTAACCAGAGACAATGCAAAAGTAGGCGATTATCTATATGTTAGCGGAACGATAGGAGATGCTGCTTTAGGTTTAATGGCCTATCAAGAAAAGATATCTGGAAAATGTATATACCTGAAAAAAAGGTATGACCTACCTATCCCGAGGGTGAATCTATCGACTTCAATGGCCACCTTTGCTTCGGCTTGTATTGATATCTCAGATGGGCTACTACAAGATGTGCAGAAAATGTGCAAAATCTCCCGGGTTGGAGCAACTATCGAGGCTTCAAAAATTCCATTATCTGAAGAAGCGCGCGCAGCTTTGCAATCTAACAAAAAACTCTTTGAAGGTGTTGTAACCGGAGGAGATGATTATGAACTGGCATTTACTGTTCCACCAGAAAGTTGCGCACAAGTTGAACAGTTAGCAAAAAACCTAGATGTAAGTATTTCAAAGATCGGGACTATAACATCTGAGCCAGATGTTCATATCCTTGATGAGAATAACAACAAAATCGCCATATCGAAACAGGGATACGTACACACCTTCTAAAACACAGAATAGCAACCAACGTTAAATCGTGGGAATCCCCTTTGTAGTGGAATAAACGAAATTCAGCGGGGCATCAGGAAACAACACGCTCCTTATATCTTGACATGCAAGCGACGCCTCTGAAAATCCCACCAAAATAAGCTTTATTTTGCAAGCATAAGAAGCAACGTCTCCTATTGCATATATTCTACTTCTTCTTGTTCTACATGTAGATTGTTCTACTGGTATTTGATAGCCTTCCACCCCTAAATCCCAGTTTACTATTGGTCCTAGATTTGCCGATATACCAAAAAATGGCAGTAAATAGTCTGCCTCTATTTCCTTCTCTTCCTTTGTTGAAATGTTACTAACTACAACGTTATGGAGAATGCCATTTTCTCCAGCAAGTCCTGCAAGCTGATAAGGAACTAAGATGTCTATTGAACCGCTTCCTGATAATTCCTCCAATTCCTTCAAGGTACTAGGAGCACAGCGAAAGGAGCGCCTTCTATGAACCACATATAGCTTTTCCGCAACCTTAGCGAGATTTGCAGCCCAATCAGCAGCACTGTCCCCTCCCCCAGCAATTACTACTTTCTTGCCACTAAACTTCTCTATTTCTCTAACACTGTAAAATATAGACTTTCCTTCATATTCTAATATCCCATCAATGGGAGGGCGATTGGGGCCAAATCTCCCAGCGCCTGCAGCTATAATAAGGGCTTTGCAGCGTATTCTGGTTCTTTTATTGGTAACAATAATAAAACCTTCGTTTTCCTCTGTGATGCTTTCAACAATCTCCCCAAGTACATAAAAAGGCTTGAAAGGAGCTGCTTGTTTATAGAGGCTATCTACCAAATCCTGAGCTTTTATTTCAGGATATCCCGGTATGTCATAAATAGGCTTTTCTGGATACAAAACAGAACATTGCCCCCCTATAACATCCAGCGCGTCTACAACGCAAGAGGTCATACCTAGCATACCTGCCTGGAAGACTGCAAAAAGGCCAACTGGCCCGCCCCCAACTATTGCCACATCACAAGAAGTACAAACCTGCACGTCCATCCCCACTTACCCTCATGGACCAACAATATCGATATACTGCCACATTGCAAAGTTTTTCGCACTCTCGGATATCAGTCAGTTCCAGAAACAACCATCTCTGAAAACCTCAGCGTAGGAGAATTTACGGACTTAAGTAAAACCAGATCATTAGCTGCACGCATGCTCGAAAACATGCTTGCAAGGTTTCCAGCAACGGTAACCCCATGCACAGGATACGAGATCGAACCGTTATCTATAATAAACCCAAAAGCTCCTTGACTGTAGTCACCCGTGGTTAAATTAATTCCAAAACCGAAAAGATCAGTAATATATAGGCCATATTTTATATCTGATATCAATTCAGAAACGGAAATACCTGAGGGTTCTATAAAAAAATTGCTCACCTTTGGACTCACCGAGGCATTAGAGCTCCTAGATGCGTTGCCAGTTGTATTTAAAGACAACCTCTTCGCTGTACGCATGTCCAGAATCCAGCTTTTCAAGATTCCATTCTCAACTACATTTTTCCTTTTGCTCATTATCCCCTCGCCATCAAAAGGCCTTGAGGATATACCCCCTATTACCAATGGATCATCAACAATACAGATGTCATCCCTAAAAATTTTTTCCCCCATCTTGGCTGATAAAAAAGACGTCTTATTAGCAACTGCTTCACCATTAATCGCAGCTGCAAAATTGCTCAACAAAGAGGAAGCAACCCTATTCTCAAAGACAATGGGCATTCTACATGTCTTGATATCCCTTGCATTGAGCCTTTTCAAAGTCCTATTAGCAGCCTCTCTGCCCAGCGTTTTAGGATCTTCTAAATCACTGAACTTACTTTTTACTGAGAAACTATAATCAACCTCCATCTTGTTGTTTTCTGAAGCTACAGTGGAGATATAAGCTGAAAAGCACGATCTCTTATATGAACCATAAAAACCCTTTGTGCTCACCAGAGCTACTTCAGTTGTTGCTTTGGCAAAATTTACTTCTTCTGTATTTACCACACGACTATCAGTAGCTAGAGCTTCTTCTTCTATAGTAGTCAGAATCTCTCTCATTTTTCCTACGTCTACGACAGTATCGTCGCACATCATGAGCTCCTCACCACTATCCGCATAAGACCCCGCCTCTTCGCTGAGCGAAAAATACGGATCTTCAGGAGATAAGTCGGCTATGGAAACTGCAGTATCTATTAGATCTGCTATTCCCTCAATGTCATTAGAAGAGATACAAGCGTGCTTCTTGTCACCAACCACAACACGTACACCTATTTGGACTCCACGGTCCTGTACCATTTCTTCAGGTTTCAGCAATCGCTGAGAAACAGAGATAGAATCCTGCTTACTTACGACAACCTCCCCTTCAACTCCCTTCCCTTTTATGAGCTTGATAACATCTTCTGCAGCGTTTAAGATATCCAAAACATACTCCCAATCAATCTACAATCCCAGTTTAAGCCTAGTAAAAAACTCGCGGCGCAACTCATTGTTATCTTTGAAAACGCCTAACATATGGCTAGTCTGAAACCTGAAACCAGATGTCCACATCTTCTTTATATCGCATTCAACACACATGTGTTCCCCCTCAATAAGCACGGCAACACCTATGGGATCAAGCACTTTTTCTAATAGCTCCGCTACCTGAACGGTCATCCTTTCTTGCAATTGCAATCTCCTAGAAAAACCGTCTACTATCTTTTTTATCCGCCCTATACCAAGGATTTTCTCCCTAGGAATATAAGCAATGTTCGCTGTCCCCTGAACTGAGCTGAAATGGTGTTCACAATTTGAAGAGAAGCCAACTCCTTTGGCTACTATCATATCTGTGTATCCGGCGTCGTTAGAAAGAACTGCACCCTTGGATACTGCATCTTCATCGAATCCATACCCGCTAAAGGTCTTCTTATACATATCCAAGACCCTACTAGGTGTCATCAGTAGGCCATCACGCTCCGCGGAATCCCCGATCCACTTAATTAATACCCTGACTGCATCTTCGGCTTGCTCTCTTGAGGGTGGGCACGATACATCAACCGACATAATTCACCCCAGAGCTTCACATCCACTAACTACTTCTATAAGATCAGTTGTTATAGATGCCTGCCTTGAACGGTTATAATCAAGCACAAGCCTTTCCAACATACTTTGCGTATTTGTATTAGCAGACTCCATAGAGATCATTCGACAACAATGCTCACAAGTCACACTGTTGCACAGTGCAAGATAGAATCTCCCCATAAAGTCCTGCATCCAAAGCATCTTCTGAATTTCTGAAAGTGACGGATCATAAGAACATAGTTCGTCCCCAATGCCGTCCTTTTCATCTCCCTCAGCAGAATACTCTAAATCATCCGGGTTACTTATTGATAAAATATCTTCTACGATCTGTTCGTGATCGTTTATCGTGTTAAATTTGCTGTATAGAACAGAAACCTTACTGAAACTCCAAAAATCAATCCCCAGCGAATAGAGAAACCCCTTAAAGGAAAGAAAGCTCATGCCCTTTGGTTGTGGCACAACCGCCAATACTTTTCCATAACTTTCCACGGTGCTGCGAACGGAATCATAGGCCTTTTTCCCGACAAAAAGAAAGCTCACATCCTTCTCGCTCAACGAGCCCATATGCTCTCTTAGATACTTTGCGATGGAGTAGTTATACCCCCCACACAATCCTCTATCTGAGGAGAAAACAACAATGAGCCTTCCCTTAGCGTTTTCCAGAACTATCTTCCCCCGTGTGCTGTTGCAGGCTTCGCCCCCAAGCTTTGCACAATACTCCCGGGCACTTGCTAAGTTATTCCTAGCAACACGAAACTTAGACGCAGAAATCATCTGCATCACCCTAGTAGTTTTTTGTATAGATTTTACGCTCCGTATCCTTAAGGAGAGAGCCTTCTGACTTGCCATAACAATACCAAATCCCAGCAATTTCAGTATATGAGCTTTTAGTACGTGTACAAGTCCTAAAAAATAGCAAACATTCCTAAAACAGCAATCGCGCATGAGTTAAGTGATATGGCTGAAGCAGAGAAACACTTTGGCATCTTCCCATACTGCAAACGTTGCAACCAGAAGCAATGCAATTCACCCAAAAACTGTTTCTCATAGTAAAATCACGGGATTGAATGTTAGTATAACGATATTGAGTGCTTCACCCTACTTTATTTTTCTTATGTAATGCACAACCCAAGGCGGAGTGAAAGTGAAAATGTAAGCTATTACGGTAAATTAAATGTAGCAGAAGACTTGAAATTACAAAAGAGTTCCTTTGCTCAGGTGGTAAGTAGTGATGGGAAAAGGAGGCTATTTGACAAAAATTCAGACAATCAACCACTACACCATACGGTCAAGTCACAAGTAAACTGACTATGACACTCACTGCTAATAGCTATTTTTAGGAGCACGTACGAAGATATGAATAGTGAAGGCATATATGTGGAAAAGCCATTATTAATTACGTGCAGCGAAATCCTCTGAACAGTACAATTATTGATCTTCAGAAAGATAAACAAAAAACCTAATCTCTTGAATTTCTAATAAAACTGTAATACACACTGAGGATTCCTTTCCGTTGTGCTTAGCACGGTTGCACATTGCGTGTCTAAACTGAGACTGGCAATTTTAGTACTTTGACGCTACCGTGATTAGGTGGAGAGGGCATAAATACATCTGGTGTTTTGCGCAAAAATACAATTGCGCCTTGCATATTATGGAATCATGCAGCATAAATGGTGTGCTATGCGTGCTTTCTCGCGGCACGCACGAATGCCAAAATGACACTTTAATGACGTGGTTAAAATGTACGCCAAAGCAAAAAACAAAGAAACTTCGTTAGGAATTGACGCTTCTGCTAAAAGGTTAAGTGCTGTAGCAACTGGTCTTGTCATCGCTGGCACGGTTCTTATTATATGCGCGACTGCTGCTGCTCTCTCTTACCATCTATATTGTATGAGAAGGAACGCTTTACCGTTTGGCTACAGCCTAGGTAAGTTGTACTTATTCCTATCTGCGGCGGTGCTCACTGTTACCGGGATCCTCGTCTGTGGAATAATAGCATATGCGTTTCGTAGGCGCTCCGTGCTTTTAGGGTATATGCCCATAGAGGAAGAAACACACGCTGCTACAGAAGATCCCAATGACTGTGGCGCTCTCAAACAACAGGATGCGAGCCTCCGGACATCAGATGAGCATGATGAGAACTGCTTTTCATGTATGCCCGATACAATGGAGGATCATATTCCTGAAAGGTCACTAAATGTTCTGGAACGGTCCGATGAGCATGTTCAAGGGAAGCCTGTGCAGGAAGAAAGGAAAAAAGAGGATTTGTGCGTTGCTCATGCAAATGCGGCAGCCTCTGTACCCAAATTTAACAGTGATGGCAGCGTAGAACCGGCATCTAGGCATATTGCGAGCGGGCTCTTTGATTACGCAATTTTTGCGCTAAATAGCGCTGATATAGGTGAAGAGCAGCTTAATGATATAGAGAAGAAAAAGTTCAAAGAAGTAGTACCGACAAGTCTGCAAAATAGAAAGATTCGTGCAGAAAGGAATGCGGTTAATTCACCATTTAGAATAGTTACTTACTCTCCTAGAGATGGGTATCCAATCCTAACTCAGGATGTGCAAATTATTCGTAGAGTTAGGTTGCCTTTTGGGTGGCGGGTAAACATTGGTGCGGACGTCATGATCGAGATACCCAGGGGTTCTGCTAGAAAGCCGGCAGATTTTGTTAATTCCAATGTTTTTTATAATGTCGACATGCCAGTTACGTACTGCAACCTTCTGAAACTGATGTTTTCGTATCAGGCTATTAGAAGTGGCGAAACAGAAAGGCTTTTCATAAGATACTTGAGGTTCTACTATAGCGAGTTATGGGAATTTGCTATAGAGATAAAAGATGAAGAGAGACGCAAAACACATTTGACGGGGTTTGATATAAATGGGGCGCTTTATTGCAGCCCTATAGGAGCCAGGTTCGTTGCGGATATTGCGCAAAATTACGCTAGTTTTAAGGTGTTTATGCAGGAATATAAGAGCGATGAAGAAACTCGTGTTCTTTTTGCCTTCCTCGAATCGGTCAGGCTGTGTACACCCAGTAGCTTTGCTCACCCGGCAGATGTTAGATCAGGGCTTCTGTATGAGGCAATGTGTGCTATCTATGGGCTGTCCTGCAGAAAAAGCAATCCTCTATTCATCGAGCGAGGTCTAAAGCCTGCAGTGTTGATGACGTTGCATTACATGTTTTACTTCCAGGAGACTCTGAGAAAGGCACTTATCATCAATGCAATTTTAGAAGAAACGTTTACTTCAGAGGCGGAATCCTCCTTCCTCTGCAGCCAGATTTATTACCTGAAGAATAGTGTGAAAACAATGCTCAGTGTTTATGATGCTAAAGCAGATAGAAGTACTTTTGACAGAGTGGTCCAAGATTTATATTCTGCCAGCGAGGAGAATAAACATCTGTTAGCGGCAATGGCATTATCCCCTGGCGGAACTAGGCTTGGCCTTACGGCTGCACTTGAAGCTGTCAGTGGCTACACAGAAAGATTGGAAGAGTTTCGAAGGTTAAAGGACTTGGCGGCGAGTCCAAGTTCTTGCTTTGCACTTAGCTCTGATTTGAACACATCAAAGCCCAATGATGTTTTTAACTGTATTCCGGATGTTTTTAACTGTATTCCGTATGCTGTCGTTTCTACTATCGAGTGTTTAGAAGGAGAGGAAAAGGCAAGTGTAATTTTCGATTCTGGTGAGGGCTCAAGGGATGTTAAGGGTTTGCTAGTTCTGTATAGAAACATGACACGTTTGGTAGATTCTTACTTCTTGGAATGTATATGGCCCTATAGAAAAGGTTATATTGGCCGTGGCTTCTATCGAGAAATCATGAATAGCAAGGCAAGGGGCATGTACGTACTTCCCGTGAAGGAAGAGTTTATTGGTATAAGGAAGAT includes the following:
- the hpf gene encoding ribosome hibernation-promoting factor, HPF/YfiA family encodes the protein MNIMITCKGYSATDAIKAHINSAFGAHVERYLSGNPAVNARVVLSKEGHLFTSCVSIYDESQHEFIKASEKAETVYKAVDSSLAHISSKLKKYKSERVDKYRENRVLKSSGSCKGYTFSPESIETEEDIENSPLIVEEEISLKRMSVSNAVMEMELLSVPALLFINSRTNKVNMIYMRDDYIVWVDPLNSTLPK
- the folE gene encoding GTP cyclohydrolase I; the encoded protein is MSVDVSCPPSREQAEDAVRVLIKWIGDSAERDGLLMTPSRVLDMYKKTFSGYGFDEDAVSKGAVLSNDAGYTDMIVAKGVGFSSNCEHHFSSVQGTANIAYIPREKILGIGRIKKIVDGFSRRLQLQERMTVQVAELLEKVLDPIGVAVLIEGEHMCVECDIKKMWTSGFRFQTSHMLGVFKDNNELRREFFTRLKLGL
- the thiL gene encoding thiamine-phosphate kinase, whose amino-acid sequence is MNEHGAIEKYIRPLLRGRGDDYVTSQDDAAQVFFHKSSIVVTKDLLVEGVHFLSGSDPKLLAKKALRVNLSDLASMGSTPHSYLLGLSLPKGTTEKWWKKFTEGLKEDNSLFSINLVGGDVTSNGSSVIVISITALGILQNRILTRDNAKVGDYLYVSGTIGDAALGLMAYQEKISGKCIYLKKRYDLPIPRVNLSTSMATFASACIDISDGLLQDVQKMCKISRVGATIEASKIPLSEEARAALQSNKKLFEGVVTGGDDYELAFTVPPESCAQVEQLAKNLDVSISKIGTITSEPDVHILDENNNKIAISKQGYVHTF
- a CDS encoding TldD/PmbA family protein, with the translated sequence MDILNAAEDVIKLIKGKGVEGEVVVSKQDSISVSQRLLKPEEMVQDRGVQIGVRVVVGDKKHACISSNDIEGIADLIDTAVSIADLSPEDPYFSLSEEAGSYADSGEELMMCDDTVVDVGKMREILTTIEEEALATDSRVVNTEEVNFAKATTEVALVSTKGFYGSYKRSCFSAYISTVASENNKMEVDYSFSVKSKFSDLEDPKTLGREAANRTLKRLNARDIKTCRMPIVFENRVASSLLSNFAAAINGEAVANKTSFLSAKMGEKIFRDDICIVDDPLVIGGISSRPFDGEGIMSKRKNVVENGILKSWILDMRTAKRLSLNTTGNASRSSNASVSPKVSNFFIEPSGISVSELISDIKYGLYITDLFGFGINLTTGDYSQGAFGFIIDNGSISYPVHGVTVAGNLASMFSSMRAANDLVLLKSVNSPTLRFSEMVVSGTD
- a CDS encoding NAD(P)/FAD-dependent oxidoreductase → MDVQVCTSCDVAIVGGGPVGLFAVFQAGMLGMTSCVVDALDVIGGQCSVLYPEKPIYDIPGYPEIKAQDLVDSLYKQAAPFKPFYVLGEIVESITEENEGFIIVTNKRTRIRCKALIIAAGAGRFGPNRPPIDGILEYEGKSIFYSVREIEKFSGKKVVIAGGGDSAADWAANLAKVAEKLYVVHRRRSFRCAPSTLKELEELSGSGSIDILVPYQLAGLAGENGILHNVVVSNISTKEEKEIEADYLLPFFGISANLGPIVNWDLGVEGYQIPVEQSTCRTRRSRIYAIGDVASYACKIKLILVGFSEASLACQDIRSVLFPDAPLNFVYSTTKGIPTI
- the rsmH gene encoding 16S rRNA (cytosine(1402)-N(4))-methyltransferase RsmH gives rise to the protein MDSHNPVMLNEMLEALSPKNGGSYIDATFGAGGYSQGILQCSESSRILAIDRDPTAKKFYTKLAGQFPGRIKFANATFGSLKEIALSHGFEKVDGAVFDVGVSTMQLSDPERGFSFMKDGPLDMRMNNESTGKSAETFVNTASEKDIADVIFRYGGERFSRKVARAIVDTRCKTRITRTSELAAIVRSVVFRSRANPIDPATRTFQAIRIWVNDELSELKKGLMAASDILNNNGRIVVVSFHSLEDRIAKNIFHDLCNQGFGLVNKKVVRPTNAEIDRNIRARSAKLRAIERKEVY
- a CDS encoding RNA polymerase factor sigma-32, producing the protein MLATSVVSGSDDLLAYMEQVRAFPMLSEKEEKECAENWCRSGSVADAHKLVTSHLRLVVKVAMGFKSYGLPLMELIMEGNMGLMQAVKKFNPSLGFRLSTYAVWWIKASIKDYILRCWSCMRIGTTQAQKRLFFSLRKIKRKLLGYNCLMEEKDVSAVAKECGTSEKEVEAMDKFFSNRGISLSEKVHSESSTELQDVIPCPSPNQEVMFLEHEESVMRDNMISNALSTLDGRHRDIFFRRKLQEDPDTLEKLSEEYGVSKERIRQIELQSLAKIKAFVNSNRISNGGCSA
- the cgtA gene encoding Obg family GTPase CgtA, translated to MSFIDEAKVYLRGGNGGNGCVSFRREKYVEFGGPDGGNGGNGGSVIFEASDAVNTLLFFRYNQHIRAENGKGGSGRNKTGAAGRDRIVKVPVGTQIYDESGTNLIADLSTKGQKQVVASGGKGGTGNATYKSSTNRAPVNFTLGEVEEEFCVLLQLKVLSDVGIIGMPNAGKSSILSRCTMSKTKIADYPFTTLEPHLGVARVGEYDLILADIPGLIENANCGAGLGHKFLKHIERCSVLLHVIDGSLDDVAKAYSLVRNELSLYSDTLANKIEVVVLNKCDLLFEQDIVEKKKMLEGKCLSKVVTLSIDSPLQPLMILLFSMIKEKFSPRDEREVFDPFLFVGYNKKGK